The following proteins are encoded in a genomic region of Gossypium hirsutum isolate 1008001.06 chromosome D05, Gossypium_hirsutum_v2.1, whole genome shotgun sequence:
- the LOC107902596 gene encoding uncharacterized protein gives MDSSDSSSMQSASGVDEGCESPTESVPAFMNTNPLSNPHPSLVLHHQNHPPIFFDPSANYLNPFSQSQQIDSLLNIDGFRPLSQRPKPNCCTVDLGSFHLQGLSSSSQSTLGAQELNQGCLYPSSSSLQSRPYHDVRLLTKSDQKSVVKNPKKRTRASRTAPTTVLTTDTMNFRAIVQEFTGIPAPPFSGSSYSRRPDLFGSRSGMLKQTQNMLNLQNQSPLLSFQSFLHPTTLQPCLNLAGFGVNSHGTSAMPSIDDLGMSHGNEDHLRPLDHWNRGSTGTDQNSQRNNSCKLNYSASSSGFQHDKELENVSLRAEGTVDSWNCHADQ, from the exons ATGGATTCCAGTGATAGTAGTAGCATGCAATCTGCAAGTGGGGTTGATGAAGGGTGCGAGTCACCGACGGAGTCGGTCCCAGCTTTTATGAACACTAATCCCTTATCAAATCCACACCCATCACTTGTCTTGCACCATCAAAACCACCCACCAATTTTCTTTGATCCTTCTGCAAATTATCTCAACCCTTTCTCTCAATCTCAACAAATTGATTCACTGCTGAATATTGATGGGTTTAGGCCGCTAAGCCAAAGACCTAAACCAAACTGTTGCACTGTTGACTTGGGTAGCTTTCATCTTCAAGGCTTATCTTCATCGAGCCAATCTACATTAGGTGCCCAAGAACTTAACCAAGGCTGCTTATATCCAAGCTCATCATCCTTGCAATCAAGGCCATATCATGATGTAAGGCTTTTAACAAAATCCGATCAGAAAAGTGTTGTGAAGAACCCCAAGAAACGAACGAGAGCATCGAGAACGGCACCCACTACAGTTCTCACCACCGACACAATGAATTTTAGAGCAATAGTGCAAGAATTTACTGGAATCCCTGCACCACCGTTTTCGGGTTCATCATATTCTCGAAGGCCTGATCTTTTCGGCTCTAGGTCAG GCATGCTAAAACAGACTCAAAATATGCTAAACTTGCAGAACCAGAGCCCCCTCCTATCATTCCAGTCCTTCCTACATCCTACAACTCTTCAGCCCTGTCTTAATTTGGCTGGTTTTGGTGTGAATTCCCATGGAACTTCAGCCATGCCTTCCATTGATGACTTGGGCATGAGTCATGGGAATGAAGATCATTTGAGGCCTTTAGATCACTGGAATCGTGGTAGCACTGGTACTGATCAAAATTCGCAAAGAAATAACAGCTGCAAGTTGAACTACTCAGCTTCTTCATCAGGTTTTCAGCATGATAAGGAATTGGAAAACGTTTCACTTAGAGCTGAAGGTACGGTTGATTCATGGAATTGTCATGCAGACCAGTAG
- the LOC107905126 gene encoding uncharacterized protein, with the protein MKGRETKGAPSADLLVCFPSRAHLTLMPPKPICSPARSSEPNKRHHNRHHHHRLLKKSSTRKGCGAGGQASPLLWAKNKQMGSEITEPTSPKVTCAGQIKVRSKTSSCKSWQSVMEEIERIHNGRKHKKRLSWVDSLGFKKEVMQFLTCLRAIRFDFRCFGSFPQSDITTDDEDEDEDEEPQENHNYVQGNETSRTVFSKWFMVLQENQNNGLYREESKEQESSLDHVDDQAAAVPPANALLLMRCRSAPAKSWLEEANRVEEDEEDQGDKQECKRKDEKKRKNLRFLMEEENRKVKESLVVMKYDPEFYEISSDIAQETWLVGGMKEHLSRSRSWKR; encoded by the coding sequence ATGAAAGGAAGAGAAACCAAAGGAGCCCCTTCAGCAGATTTGCTAGTATGTTTCCCATCTCGAGCCCATCTCACACTAATGCCGCCAAAGCCCATTTGTAGTCCTGCAAGGTCATCAGAACCCAACAAGCGCCACCACAATCGCCACCACCACCACCGTCTCCTTAAGAAATCAAGCACCAGAAAAGGTTGTGGAGCTGGCGGCCAAGCTAGCCCTCTCCTATGGGCTAAAAACAAGCAAATGGGATCCGAGATCACGGAACCAACCTCCCCGAAAGTCACATGCGCCGGACAGATCAAAGTCAGGTCTAAGACAAGCTCGTGCAAAAGTTGGCAATCAGTGATGGAAGAGATCGAAAGAATTCACAACGGCAGGAAACACAAAAAGAGACTAAGTTGGGTGGACTCACTCGGTTTCAAGAAAGAAGTCATGCAGTTCTTAACGTGCTTGCGGGCCATTCGTTTCGATTTTCGATGTTTCGGGTCTTTTCCTCAATCTGACATCACCACTGACGATgaggatgaagatgaagatgaagaaccCCAAGAAAACCACAATTACGTACAAGGCAATGAGACATCAAGAACCGTCTTTTCCAAATGGTTCATGGTCCTGCAGGAGAATCAAAACAACGGGCTTTACAGAGAAGAAAGCAAAGAACAAGAGAGCTCCCTCGATCATGTTGATGATCAAGCTGCTGCAGTCCCACCTGCAAATGCTCTCTTGCTTATGCGTTGTCGATCCGCTCCTGCAAAGAGCTGGTTAGAAGAAGCTAACAGGGTGGAAGAGGACGAGGAAGATCAAGGAGACAAACAAGAGTGCAAGAGGAAAGacgagaaaaaaagaaaaaatttgaggTTTTTAATGGAAGAAGAAAACAGGAAGGTGAAAGAGAGCTTAGTAGTGATGAAATACGACCCTGAGTTCTACGAAATTTCATCTGATATAGCCCAAGAGACATGGCTTGTTGGTGGAATGAAAGAGCATTTATCCCGAAGCCGAAGTTGGAAGAGatga